In the Theobroma cacao cultivar B97-61/B2 chromosome 1, Criollo_cocoa_genome_V2, whole genome shotgun sequence genome, one interval contains:
- the LOC18611271 gene encoding probable N-acetyltransferase HLS1 gives MGEDNQCVIVVREFDPSKDLTSVEEVEKRCEVGPSGKLSLFTDLLGDPICRVRHSPAFLMLVAELSSTKEIVGMIRGCIKTVTCGKKLSRNTKSDPTKPVPIYTKLAYILGLRVSPSHRRMGIGLKLVLRMEEWFTQNGAEYAYLATENDNQASVNLFTDKCGYSKFRTPSILVNPVFAHRLPVSNRVTLIKLPPSDAESLYRRRFSTTEFFPRDIDSVLNNRLNLGTFLAVPPGCCYTQESWSGTDEFLSDPPESWAVLSVWNCKDAFMLEVRGASRMRKTLAKTTRIVDKLLPFLRLPSIPEVFRPFGLHFLYGLGGEGPRAAKFVKALCAHAHNLAKEGGCSVVATEVANCEPLKIGVPHWKRLSCDEDLWCIKRLGEDYSDGSVGDWTNSPPGLSIFVDPREF, from the exons atgggAGAAGATAATCAGTGTGTCATAGTGGTAAGAGAGTTTGATCCTAGCAAAGATTTAACAAGTGTAGAAGAAGTAGAAAAAAGATGCGAAGTTGGTCCCAGCGGaaaactctctctctttacCGACCTCTTAGGTGACCCTATTTGCCGGGTCCGCCATTCCCCTGCTTTTCTCATGCTG GTGGCTGAATTAAGCTCAACCAAAGAGATTGTTGGGATGATTCGAGGCTGCATAAAAACCGTTACTTGTGGCAAAAAGCTCTCGCGAAATACCAAAAGTGATCCCACCAAACCCGTCCCTATTTACACCAAGCTCGCTTACATTTTAGGCCTTCGGGTCTCACCCTCTCACCG GAGAATGGGAATAGGGTTAAAGCTGGTACTTAGAATGGAAGAATGGTTTACCCAAAACGGTGCTGAATATGCTTACTTAGCGACGGAAAACGACAACCAAGCTTCCGTTAATCTCTTCACAGATAAATGCGGTTATTCCAAGTTCCGTACTCCTTCTATTTTGGTTAACCCCGTGTTCGCTCACAGACTCCCCGTTTCCAACCGAGTCACCCTGATCAAGCTTCCCCCATCCGACGCTGAGTCCCTATACCGCCGCCGGTTCTCCACCACCGAGTTCTTTCCTCGCGACATTGACTCAGTGCTTAATAATAGACTTAACCTTGGAACCTTTTTGGCTGTGCCACCTGGATGTTGCTATACGCAAGAGTCGTGGTCAGGGACCGATGAGTTTTTGTCCGACCCGCCCGAGTCGTGGGCGGTTTTGAGTGTTTGGAATTGTAAGGACGCGTTCATGTTGGAAGTTCGCGGCGCGTCGAGAATGAGAAAAACGTTGGCTAAAACGACAAGGATTGTGGACAAGTTGTTGCCGTTTTTGAGGTTACCGTCGATCCCGGAAGTGTTTAGGCCGTTCGGTTTGCACTTTTTGTACGGGTTGGGAGGGGAAGGGCCACGCGCCGCGAAGTTTGTTAAAGCATTGTGTGCACACGCGCATAACTTGGCCAAAGAAGGAGGGTGCAGTGTGGTGGCGACTGAGGTGGCGAACTGTGAGCCGCTAAAAATCGGGGTCCCACATTGGAAAAGGTTATCGTGCGATGAAGATTTATGGTGCATCAAACGGCTTGGGGAAGACTATAGTGACGGGTCTGTTGGTGACTGGACGAATTCTCCCCCTGGACTTTCCATTTTTGTAGACCCCAGAGAATTCTAA